A window of the Pseudomonas furukawaii genome harbors these coding sequences:
- a CDS encoding AAA family ATPase, with product MLNSITINSSRFSGEISVSTQTDPSTPWITVLVGENGTKKSFILRLILESALGNKIYSQAKKQKISIKTKNNWHEYSNAKPIAISGTPLDRFPRTGTSALRSYGPSRNNGENFVYFGQRASNGMAGVAQSERGLLTALFENNKCMGVGPHIFREILLYLNFKPTIFVKLKLSKKMADASKNAKLDKGGFTEKQLAFKILTGLIDEVRGNLEENPTSPEYKLRMTGAIEYFSKHNRLEYLYKKILKGSSELPTLIFNGSSFDDPNEMPTACVELLIRAGILEIDKSIFFKFKTERPPLDAADFYLEKLPLEAVDGEELSSGQWSWLASFAGLCAEIRPGSLILVDEPENSLHPIWQRDYIPMLYKIMRECPGSHAVVATHAPLIASGVNPEWGNVIALSKTMTGDQKEKLSSIPIENTFGWTASDVYEQTFGVKSTRAKGFTTTADIALAEIRKGRSIQDQEMELLIEGLKMDRNLLLISDPMRSVFDGIIKKLLNDKERNTNNGAL from the coding sequence ATGCTCAACTCAATAACTATCAACTCATCTAGATTTAGCGGAGAAATCTCCGTCTCCACCCAAACCGATCCTAGCACCCCTTGGATTACGGTGCTTGTCGGCGAGAATGGCACCAAGAAAAGTTTTATTTTGAGACTAATTTTAGAGTCAGCACTTGGAAACAAGATATATAGCCAAGCAAAAAAACAAAAGATATCAATAAAGACAAAAAATAACTGGCACGAATACTCTAACGCCAAGCCAATAGCAATATCCGGAACGCCATTAGATAGATTCCCAAGAACAGGAACCTCCGCCCTGCGAAGCTACGGCCCAAGTCGAAACAACGGAGAAAATTTTGTATATTTTGGCCAGCGCGCATCAAATGGAATGGCTGGTGTCGCCCAAAGCGAAAGAGGGTTACTTACCGCACTTTTCGAAAACAACAAATGCATGGGAGTTGGCCCTCACATATTCAGAGAAATACTTCTCTACTTAAACTTCAAGCCAACAATTTTTGTAAAACTAAAATTAAGCAAGAAAATGGCAGACGCCTCCAAAAATGCAAAACTAGACAAAGGAGGATTCACCGAGAAACAGCTCGCATTTAAAATCTTAACGGGGTTGATTGATGAGGTCCGCGGAAACCTCGAGGAAAATCCGACATCCCCCGAATACAAGCTTCGAATGACAGGGGCGATAGAGTATTTCTCAAAACATAATCGACTTGAGTACCTTTATAAAAAAATCCTAAAAGGCTCCTCTGAATTACCGACACTTATATTCAACGGCTCATCGTTTGACGACCCCAATGAAATGCCTACCGCTTGCGTTGAATTATTAATACGCGCCGGCATCCTGGAAATTGATAAAAGTATCTTCTTCAAATTCAAGACTGAGCGCCCCCCGCTAGATGCAGCAGATTTCTATTTAGAGAAACTTCCACTTGAGGCTGTAGACGGCGAAGAGCTTAGCTCAGGCCAATGGAGCTGGCTGGCGAGCTTCGCAGGCCTCTGTGCCGAAATTAGGCCGGGCAGCCTAATACTTGTTGATGAACCAGAGAATAGTCTGCACCCGATATGGCAACGTGACTACATACCCATGCTTTATAAAATTATGCGGGAATGTCCAGGCTCTCACGCCGTAGTCGCAACACACGCCCCGTTAATTGCCTCAGGAGTTAATCCGGAGTGGGGAAACGTAATCGCCTTATCTAAAACAATGACTGGCGACCAGAAAGAGAAACTGAGTAGCATACCAATAGAAAACACCTTCGGCTGGACGGCATCGGACGTATACGAGCAAACTTTCGGCGTCAAGTCCACAAGAGCAAAAGGTTTTACCACCACGGCTGACATTGCATTGGCTGAAATCAGAAAGGGGCGCTCAATCCAAGATCAAGAAATGGAACTTCTTATTGAAGGACTAAAGATGGATCGCAACCTACTATTGATTTCAGACCCAATGCGAAGCGTATTTGACGGAATCATCAAAAAGCTGCTTAACGACAAAGAACGAAACACAAATAATGGCGCACTTTAA
- the tnpB gene encoding IS66 family insertion sequence element accessory protein TnpB (TnpB, as the term is used for proteins encoded by IS66 family insertion elements, is considered an accessory protein, since TnpC, encoded by a neighboring gene, is a DDE family transposase.), producing the protein MMRPDAKVKAVYLYPKPVDFRKSIDGLAALVELDIKVAVFDPVLFVFLNKTRNRVKILYWERNGFCLWLKRLQAERFKTKPDAEEPIVLTVRELNQLLAGFDLWGNQPHKVLTPRFVS; encoded by the coding sequence ATGATGCGTCCGGACGCCAAGGTCAAAGCCGTCTACCTCTATCCAAAGCCGGTCGACTTCCGGAAATCCATTGATGGTCTGGCGGCCTTGGTGGAGTTGGATATCAAGGTGGCCGTGTTCGATCCGGTGTTGTTCGTCTTCCTCAACAAGACGCGCAATCGGGTGAAGATCCTCTACTGGGAACGCAACGGTTTCTGCCTGTGGCTCAAGCGTTTGCAGGCTGAGCGCTTCAAGACCAAGCCCGATGCGGAGGAACCCATCGTGTTGACGGTGCGGGAACTGAATCAGTTGTTGGCAGGTTTCGACCTCTGGGGGAACCAGCCACACAAAGTGCTGACCCCACGTTTTGTAAGCTGA
- the tnpC gene encoding IS66 family transposase: MKSGADSLPDDPVLLKQMLLLAHGKVAQLQEQVALLRHKLFSPKSERSPEDADSPQLAMFNEAEELLEEPAGGSSEAEAEEVVAPVKRRGKRKPLPANLPRVDVIHELPEYERTCTCGACKQVIGEETSEQLEIIPMQVRVIRHIRKTYACKACETAPVTADKPAQLIEKSLASPSVLAMLLTTKYADGIPLYRFEKMLSRHGIDIPRQTLARWVIQSGEQLQPLLNLMRDQLLGYPVLHCDETRLQVLHEPGRDPTAQSWMWVQSGGPPEKPVVLFDYSTSRAQDVPLHLLEGFSGYLMTDDYAGYNAVAAQTGIERLACWAHARRKFIDAQKVQPKGKIGRADMALNLINKLYGIERDLKEANDSERLVARQQRSQPLLDQLKAWLDKTQPQVAAQNALGKAVNYLASNWSRLVRYVEGGHLPIDNNRAENAIRPFVIGRKNWLFSDTPKGATASAQIYSLIETAKANGQEPYAWLRYILERLPLANSIEDFEALLPWNCPPTNAS, from the coding sequence ATGAAATCCGGCGCTGACTCCCTTCCCGACGACCCCGTTCTGCTCAAGCAGATGCTGCTGTTGGCGCACGGAAAGGTGGCGCAACTCCAAGAGCAGGTTGCTCTGCTGCGCCACAAACTGTTCTCGCCAAAGTCCGAGCGCAGTCCCGAGGATGCCGACTCCCCGCAGCTGGCCATGTTCAACGAGGCTGAGGAGTTGCTCGAAGAGCCTGCTGGCGGATCGAGTGAAGCCGAGGCCGAAGAAGTCGTCGCCCCCGTGAAGCGACGTGGCAAGCGCAAGCCTCTTCCGGCTAACTTGCCGCGCGTGGATGTCATCCACGAGCTGCCTGAGTACGAGCGCACCTGTACCTGCGGCGCCTGCAAACAGGTGATCGGCGAGGAAACCAGCGAGCAGCTGGAAATCATCCCGATGCAGGTGCGGGTCATTCGCCATATCCGCAAGACCTATGCCTGCAAGGCCTGCGAAACCGCCCCGGTCACCGCTGACAAACCGGCGCAACTGATTGAGAAAAGCCTGGCCAGTCCCAGCGTGCTGGCCATGCTGCTGACCACCAAGTACGCCGATGGCATCCCGCTGTATCGTTTCGAGAAGATGCTCAGCCGCCACGGCATCGACATCCCCCGCCAGACCCTGGCGCGCTGGGTGATCCAGTCCGGCGAACAGCTACAACCCTTGCTCAACCTGATGCGCGACCAGTTGCTGGGCTACCCGGTGCTGCACTGCGACGAAACCCGGCTCCAGGTACTGCATGAGCCCGGGCGCGATCCCACGGCGCAGTCCTGGATGTGGGTGCAGAGCGGCGGCCCGCCGGAGAAACCTGTCGTCCTGTTCGACTACAGCACCAGCCGTGCGCAGGACGTGCCGTTGCACCTGCTCGAAGGCTTCAGCGGCTACCTGATGACCGACGACTATGCCGGCTACAACGCCGTGGCCGCGCAAACGGGGATCGAGCGTCTGGCCTGCTGGGCCCATGCCCGGCGCAAGTTCATCGACGCGCAGAAGGTGCAGCCCAAGGGCAAGATCGGGCGTGCCGACATGGCCTTGAACCTGATCAACAAGCTCTACGGCATCGAGCGCGACCTGAAGGAGGCTAACGACAGCGAACGCCTCGTAGCTCGTCAGCAACGTAGTCAGCCACTGCTCGATCAACTCAAGGCCTGGCTGGACAAGACTCAGCCGCAGGTCGCCGCGCAGAACGCCCTGGGCAAGGCGGTGAACTACCTGGCCAGCAACTGGAGCCGGCTCGTGCGCTATGTCGAAGGCGGACATCTGCCCATCGACAACAACCGCGCGGAGAACGCCATCCGCCCGTTCGTCATCGGGCGCAAGAACTGGCTGTTCAGCGACACGCCCAAAGGCGCTACGGCCAGCGCGCAGATCTACAGCCTGATCGAAACCGCCAAGGCCAACGGGCAGGAGCCCTATGCCTGGCTGCGCTACATCCTCGAACGCCTGCCGTTGGCCAATAGCATCGAAGACTTCGAAGCCCTGCTGCCGTGGAACTGCCCACCGACAAACGCATCCTGA
- a CDS encoding ogr/Delta-like zinc finger family protein, whose amino-acid sequence MSATPLPPETTRSNIRRCCPDCGSPLVKRSSECKHVLLSTTYLVCRNVVCGATFAGVDEITHRLSPPSFPNPEIDLPYAPRVVRKGVLQALGLPTQQERSHD is encoded by the coding sequence ATGAGCGCAACACCCCTTCCACCCGAGACGACCAGGAGCAATATCCGGCGTTGCTGCCCGGACTGCGGGTCGCCGCTGGTCAAGCGGAGCTCTGAGTGCAAGCACGTGCTGCTGTCGACCACCTACCTGGTGTGCCGCAACGTGGTGTGCGGTGCGACCTTTGCGGGGGTGGACGAGATCACTCACCGGCTCAGCCCGCCGAGCTTTCCCAATCCCGAGATCGACCTTCCCTATGCGCCCCGTGTCGTTCGCAAGGGCGTGCTCCAGGCGCTCGGCCTGCCCACACAGCAGGAGCGCAGCCATGACTGA
- a CDS encoding helix-turn-helix transcriptional regulator: MTDLSIGQPSGAAEIRLVRMPELLGLTGLSRSTAHRLMKNDPTFPKPVKLSDSTARNAPVAFVLSEVQAWIQGRIEARGQSL; this comes from the coding sequence ATGACTGACCTCAGCATTGGCCAGCCAAGTGGCGCGGCCGAAATTCGTCTGGTGCGCATGCCGGAGTTGCTGGGCCTGACCGGTCTCTCACGCAGCACGGCGCATCGGCTGATGAAGAACGACCCGACGTTCCCCAAGCCCGTAAAGCTCAGCGACAGCACCGCACGCAATGCTCCTGTGGCTTTCGTACTGAGCGAAGTGCAGGCGTGGATACAGGGACGCATCGAGGCGCGGGGGCAGAGCCTATGA
- a CDS encoding helix-turn-helix transcriptional regulator: MNRSGAATFQHHQGLHLGNRLLRRREVELKTGKSRAAIYAEIRAGTFPEPVPIGRNSVAWLEAEVDQWISDRLAERNRASAMRGARTSRLIQEIQP, from the coding sequence ATGAACCGCAGCGGCGCGGCAACCTTTCAGCACCACCAGGGCCTGCACCTAGGCAACCGCCTGCTGCGTCGACGCGAGGTGGAGTTGAAGACGGGCAAGAGTCGGGCGGCGATCTATGCGGAGATCCGCGCCGGTACCTTCCCGGAGCCGGTGCCCATTGGGCGCAACAGCGTGGCCTGGCTGGAAGCGGAGGTCGATCAGTGGATCTCCGACCGCCTGGCCGAGCGCAACCGGGCAAGCGCGATGCGGGGGGCTCGCACTTCTCGACTCATTCAGGAGATCCAGCCATGA
- a CDS encoding toprim domain-containing protein, whose product MTRSSIPEQIRRVAEHALRAAETLLPEWLPDGARQGREWVARNIARGDRRAGSFGVSLDTGRWNDFADDSAHGGDLVSLLAYLQGCGQLEAAQAIDRRLALGVIGASGSAIALPQESEAERLAREIRQDEQRERLEQRHRAVAIEAAQLWELGRPADPRHPYLQAKDVAPYNLRQLRGGRLLVPLCLDGRLVNLQFIDGQGAKRFLAGGRVTGTYSPLGRVEGRCRLFVCEGWATGATLHAHTGCAVVCAMNAGNLATVAMSMRARHGEDVELVIAGDDDRQSPGNPGRAAANRAALKADALVVYPEWPADAPLELSDFNDLHLWRAHKYKEQRS is encoded by the coding sequence ATGACCAGGTCAAGTATTCCCGAGCAGATTCGTCGGGTCGCCGAGCACGCCCTGCGAGCAGCAGAAACGCTTTTGCCAGAGTGGCTGCCGGACGGCGCTCGCCAGGGGCGCGAATGGGTGGCGCGCAACATCGCACGGGGGGACCGGCGTGCCGGTTCCTTCGGTGTGTCCCTGGACACCGGACGCTGGAACGACTTCGCCGACGACAGCGCACACGGCGGCGATCTGGTGTCACTGCTGGCCTACCTGCAAGGCTGCGGCCAGCTGGAAGCGGCGCAGGCCATCGACCGGCGTCTCGCCCTGGGCGTGATCGGTGCGTCCGGCTCGGCCATCGCCCTGCCCCAGGAAAGCGAAGCCGAACGACTGGCACGCGAGATTCGTCAAGACGAACAGCGGGAGCGCCTTGAGCAGCGCCACCGGGCAGTGGCCATCGAAGCCGCCCAGCTGTGGGAGTTGGGCCGGCCGGCCGATCCACGTCATCCCTACCTGCAGGCCAAGGACGTGGCTCCGTACAACCTCCGCCAACTGCGCGGCGGGCGCCTGCTGGTTCCGCTCTGCCTGGATGGCCGCCTGGTCAACCTGCAGTTCATCGACGGCCAGGGGGCCAAGCGTTTTCTCGCGGGCGGCCGGGTAACAGGCACCTATTCGCCCCTGGGCCGCGTGGAAGGCCGCTGCCGGCTGTTCGTCTGCGAAGGCTGGGCCACCGGCGCCACGCTGCACGCCCACACGGGTTGCGCGGTGGTGTGCGCAATGAACGCGGGCAACCTCGCCACCGTGGCCATGTCCATGCGGGCACGGCATGGCGAGGACGTGGAGCTGGTGATCGCGGGCGACGACGACCGCCAGAGTCCGGGCAACCCGGGCCGGGCCGCGGCCAATCGGGCGGCATTGAAAGCCGATGCGCTGGTCGTTTACCCCGAGTGGCCGGCCGATGCCCCGCTCGAGCTTTCCGACTTCAACGACCTCCACCTCTGGAGGGCGCACAAGTACAAGGAGCAGCGCTCATGA
- a CDS encoding DUF927 domain-containing protein — protein sequence MKDQDHKPHLSLVGEPQAPTPESIDRPCFAVYDQERHLEGRLYRAGTWYHGVRQSGPDEKAIPVDHWICAPLHIEAETVNSEDGSIGRLLSFHYRGRRIEWVMPMEALAGKADEVLKALMRQGLTIEYQQRRYVAPYLASQHSPELVIATTTRPGWHESGAFVLPSRVIGGDNVRFQDSGRAVNLFTTRGTLESWRVEVGRYCLGNPVLILSVCCALAGPLLAKVGVHGGGVHLVGDSSSGKSLAQLVAASVWGNPGTFAASWDVSKGGVEIEAASRNDTVLILDEIKRADPKRVQEMAYAIANGMGKGTMTREREGRAKLTWRVLALSSGERSLSEHAAISGNSAHAGAELRLVDVNAGTRPFRAFDEVHGMTGQEFHRVLSDTVAQHYGHLGPAFVEQLVEQPDRGRLLEAFQQLRERFHTESSQAGRVADRFAIMALAGEMAISLKLLDWPIETAASACRQLFNEWLARMGDGNAEDRQILRGIADFIALHGDSRFSNIHAQVADTTVRERAGYFEVDFDRRFYLFNSPALAQAAPGFGADRIVRALVTADALAKTDGDSKVGRRAKKYRLPGGGSARFYVVDPERLEKEGESQ from the coding sequence ATGAAGGACCAGGACCACAAGCCCCACCTGAGCCTGGTGGGCGAGCCCCAGGCGCCGACGCCGGAAAGCATCGACCGCCCCTGTTTCGCCGTCTACGACCAGGAGCGCCACCTCGAGGGCCGGCTTTACCGTGCCGGTACCTGGTACCACGGCGTGCGGCAGAGCGGACCGGACGAGAAGGCCATTCCGGTGGATCACTGGATCTGCGCACCGCTGCACATCGAGGCCGAGACGGTGAACAGCGAAGACGGCAGCATCGGCCGCCTGTTGAGCTTCCACTACCGGGGCCGGCGCATCGAGTGGGTGATGCCGATGGAGGCGCTGGCCGGCAAGGCGGATGAGGTGCTCAAGGCGCTGATGCGCCAGGGGCTGACCATCGAATACCAGCAACGGCGCTATGTGGCGCCGTACCTGGCGAGCCAGCACTCACCCGAGCTGGTGATTGCCACCACGACCCGGCCGGGTTGGCATGAATCGGGGGCTTTCGTGCTGCCTTCGAGGGTGATTGGCGGCGACAACGTGCGTTTCCAGGACTCCGGCCGCGCGGTGAACCTCTTCACCACACGCGGCACGCTGGAGAGCTGGCGCGTCGAGGTGGGCCGCTACTGCCTGGGCAACCCGGTGCTGATTCTCTCTGTCTGCTGCGCCCTGGCTGGGCCACTCCTGGCCAAGGTGGGCGTGCATGGCGGCGGCGTGCATCTGGTGGGCGACTCCTCCAGCGGCAAGTCGCTGGCGCAACTGGTAGCCGCTTCGGTGTGGGGCAACCCGGGCACCTTCGCGGCGTCCTGGGACGTCTCCAAGGGTGGCGTGGAGATCGAGGCGGCGTCGCGCAACGACACGGTGCTGATCCTGGACGAGATCAAGCGCGCCGACCCCAAGCGCGTCCAGGAGATGGCCTACGCCATCGCCAACGGCATGGGCAAAGGCACCATGACCCGCGAGCGCGAGGGTCGCGCCAAGCTCACCTGGCGCGTGCTGGCCCTCTCCAGCGGGGAGCGCTCGCTCTCGGAACACGCCGCCATTAGCGGCAACAGCGCCCACGCCGGCGCCGAGCTGCGCCTGGTGGACGTGAACGCCGGCACCCGGCCCTTCCGTGCCTTCGATGAGGTCCACGGCATGACCGGCCAGGAGTTCCACCGCGTGCTCAGCGATACGGTGGCCCAGCACTATGGCCACCTCGGGCCGGCCTTCGTCGAGCAGTTGGTGGAGCAGCCGGACCGGGGGCGCCTGTTGGAGGCCTTCCAACAGCTGAGGGAGCGCTTCCACACCGAGAGCTCGCAGGCCGGACGGGTGGCCGACCGCTTCGCCATCATGGCGCTGGCCGGGGAGATGGCCATCTCGCTAAAGCTCCTGGACTGGCCCATCGAGACGGCCGCCTCCGCCTGCCGTCAGCTCTTCAACGAATGGCTCGCCAGGATGGGCGACGGCAACGCGGAGGATCGGCAGATCCTTCGCGGTATCGCCGACTTCATCGCCCTGCACGGCGATAGCCGCTTCTCGAACATCCACGCCCAGGTCGCGGACACCACCGTGCGCGAACGGGCGGGCTACTTCGAGGTGGACTTCGACCGGCGCTTCTACCTGTTCAACTCGCCAGCACTGGCGCAGGCGGCGCCAGGGTTCGGTGCGGATCGAATCGTGCGCGCCCTGGTGACGGCGGACGCACTGGCCAAAACCGATGGCGACAGCAAGGTCGGCCGGCGCGCGAAAAAGTACCGCCTGCCAGGAGGTGGCAGTGCCCGCTTTTACGTGGTCGACCCCGAGCGGTTGGAGAAAGAAGGAGAAAGTCAATGA
- a CDS encoding glutaredoxin family protein — MLPECQLFGTLGCHLCEVAEGVLMPFVEHGLLVELVDIADREEWVESYGLRIPVLRRCDTGGELGWPFDASAVASFLAS; from the coding sequence ATGCTTCCTGAATGCCAACTCTTCGGCACCCTCGGCTGCCACCTGTGCGAGGTGGCCGAAGGCGTGCTCATGCCTTTCGTCGAACACGGCCTGCTGGTGGAACTGGTGGATATCGCCGACCGCGAGGAGTGGGTCGAATCCTACGGCCTGCGCATACCCGTCCTGCGTCGCTGCGACACCGGCGGCGAACTGGGCTGGCCCTTCGATGCGAGCGCCGTGGCGTCCTTCCTCGCCAGCTGA
- a CDS encoding DUF5610 domain-containing protein, which yields MNALASLASPTPRTSVAGFANAVARKQADTQEILSNRLAERLGLEPGALSGKASDYTPDKVAERIIGFIDQRLRSEAANGAAPEKLQGLLDQARAGVQQGFEEARKILDGLGVLEGKVASDVDDTFSRIQSGLDRLQKTYFPSEQGSQPASAVAMAGYSERSSAQAETFDLDVKTRDGDTLRISIAQASANWSRSSVAAASDGTTSIVAARSQSSSLQIGGWQIQVEGELDDEEKAALSDLLGQVQDISSRFYAGDLAGAFDRAMALDMDGEQLASMSLRLTQTRVSQATDAYGAVAQQGGQAASATNGNLRDYASGLLDALRSAGELMENGRSTLEDLLKGTFALDERLDPARLARANSLNQRLLDGLEPLLGKGESQSKDD from the coding sequence ATGAACGCTCTGGCCTCCCTCGCATCTCCCACTCCGCGCACCAGCGTCGCCGGATTCGCCAATGCCGTGGCCCGCAAGCAGGCGGATACCCAGGAGATTCTTTCCAACCGTCTGGCCGAGCGCCTGGGCCTGGAGCCGGGGGCGCTCAGCGGCAAGGCCTCGGATTACACCCCGGACAAGGTCGCTGAGCGCATCATCGGCTTCATCGATCAGCGCCTGCGCAGCGAGGCGGCCAATGGCGCCGCGCCGGAGAAGCTCCAGGGGCTGCTGGACCAGGCGCGTGCCGGCGTGCAGCAAGGCTTCGAGGAGGCCCGCAAGATTCTCGACGGCCTCGGCGTACTGGAAGGCAAGGTAGCCAGTGACGTCGACGACACCTTCTCGCGCATCCAGAGCGGTCTCGACCGGTTGCAGAAGACCTACTTCCCCAGCGAGCAAGGCAGTCAGCCGGCCAGTGCCGTGGCGATGGCCGGCTACAGCGAACGTTCATCGGCCCAGGCTGAAACCTTCGACCTCGACGTGAAGACCCGCGACGGCGACACGTTGCGCATATCCATCGCCCAGGCCTCGGCCAACTGGTCGCGCAGCAGTGTCGCGGCGGCCTCGGACGGCACGACCTCCATCGTTGCGGCCCGGAGCCAGTCCTCCAGCCTGCAGATCGGTGGCTGGCAGATCCAGGTGGAAGGCGAACTGGACGACGAAGAGAAGGCCGCCCTCAGCGACCTGCTGGGCCAGGTCCAGGACATCTCCAGCAGGTTCTACGCCGGCGACCTCGCCGGTGCCTTCGATCGCGCCATGGCCCTGGACATGGATGGGGAGCAGCTGGCCTCGATGTCCCTGCGCCTGACCCAGACCCGCGTCAGCCAGGCCACCGATGCATACGGCGCCGTCGCCCAGCAGGGCGGCCAGGCCGCCAGCGCCACCAACGGCAACCTCAGGGACTATGCCAGCGGCCTGCTGGATGCCCTGCGCAGCGCCGGCGAACTGATGGAGAACGGTCGCTCCACGCTGGAAGACCTGCTCAAGGGCACCTTCGCCCTGGATGAACGCCTGGACCCGGCCCGACTGGCCAGGGCCAACAGCCTCAACCAGCGCCTGCTGGATGGCCTGGAGCCCTTGCTGGGCAAGGGCGAGAGCCAATCCAAGGACGACTGA
- a CDS encoding monovalent cation:proton antiporter family protein: MSGNLLIILAASLVIIALFHRLRLPPVLGYLCVGLLLGPAALSWVDYDRSLPQLAELGIVFLLFTLGLEFSLPRMVALRRVVFGFGTLQVLACGLPLAALLMLFGLSTTPALLLGIGLSLSSTAIVGKELVSLGEVFAPHGQNAIGVLIFQDLVAVLLLTLLPVLAGGTSQAWYLAVAITLAKTLMLFFGLLAVSRWLLPRLFHEVAQVRSAELFVLLALVIVLLTAWITHLLGLSMALGAFLAGMMLGESHYRHQIEADIRPFRDILLGLFFVTVGMLIDWHQFAEQGGYILGLTLLLLLLKGSLITLIARWRGDDIETAWRSGVALAQGGEFCFALVAQAQQRGLLEATHSSLLLSAIFCSMAVSPLMLRAAPRAARMLRRRNHTADLAGTIASSSQDLSGHVVICGYGRVGQSIARILQQEAITFIALDDDPVRVEEAAAGERNVHFGDSRRADLLEAAGTVRARLLVVAVNDTDVARAVVESARHLHSTLPILVRTRDDSRLSELQAAGATEVVPEVLESSLLLASHALVLLGLPQARVEAQMDRIRRNRYRLLHGYYHGAQGNLLDIRGQPRRLLHAINLSEDAYACGRNLRELDLANLGLEVQGVRRLGVPLQSSDDLLLEDGDAVLICGDLQAIEAGEALLLTGKT; encoded by the coding sequence TTGTCAGGCAACCTGCTGATCATCCTGGCGGCGTCGCTGGTCATCATCGCCCTCTTCCATCGCCTGCGCCTGCCGCCCGTACTCGGCTACCTCTGCGTGGGGCTGCTGCTGGGTCCGGCGGCCCTGAGCTGGGTCGATTACGACCGCAGCCTGCCCCAACTGGCGGAGCTGGGCATCGTCTTCCTGCTGTTCACGCTGGGGCTGGAGTTTTCGCTGCCGCGCATGGTCGCGCTGCGGCGGGTGGTGTTCGGCTTCGGCACCCTGCAGGTCCTGGCCTGCGGCCTGCCGTTGGCGGCCTTGCTGATGCTGTTCGGCCTTTCCACCACCCCGGCGCTGCTGCTGGGGATCGGGCTATCGCTGTCCTCCACGGCGATAGTCGGCAAGGAGCTGGTGAGCCTCGGCGAGGTCTTCGCGCCCCATGGGCAGAACGCGATCGGGGTACTGATCTTCCAGGACCTGGTCGCCGTGCTCCTGCTGACGCTGCTGCCCGTCCTGGCAGGAGGGACGAGCCAGGCCTGGTACCTGGCCGTGGCCATCACCCTGGCCAAGACCCTGATGCTGTTCTTCGGGCTGCTCGCGGTAAGCCGATGGCTCCTGCCCCGCCTGTTCCACGAAGTGGCACAGGTTCGATCCGCCGAGCTGTTCGTCCTGCTGGCCCTGGTGATCGTGCTGCTGACGGCCTGGATCACGCACCTGCTGGGGCTGTCGATGGCCCTGGGCGCCTTCCTCGCCGGGATGATGCTTGGCGAGAGCCACTACCGGCACCAGATCGAAGCGGACATACGGCCGTTCCGCGACATTCTGCTGGGCCTGTTCTTCGTCACCGTGGGCATGTTGATCGACTGGCATCAGTTCGCCGAACAGGGCGGGTACATCCTCGGGCTGACGCTGCTTCTGCTCCTGCTCAAAGGCAGCCTCATCACGCTGATCGCGCGCTGGCGCGGCGACGATATCGAGACGGCCTGGCGCTCGGGCGTGGCCCTGGCCCAGGGCGGCGAGTTCTGCTTCGCGCTGGTGGCCCAGGCGCAGCAGCGGGGCCTGCTGGAAGCCACCCACTCCAGCCTGCTGCTGAGCGCCATCTTCTGCTCGATGGCGGTGTCGCCGCTGATGCTGCGGGCCGCCCCGCGCGCGGCACGGATGCTGCGCCGTCGCAACCACACAGCGGACCTGGCCGGCACCATCGCCAGCAGCAGCCAGGACCTGTCCGGGCACGTGGTGATCTGCGGCTATGGCCGCGTCGGCCAGTCCATCGCACGGATCCTGCAGCAGGAAGCGATCACCTTCATTGCCCTGGACGACGATCCCGTCCGGGTCGAGGAGGCGGCGGCCGGCGAGCGCAACGTTCACTTCGGCGACTCCCGTCGGGCTGACCTGCTGGAAGCCGCGGGCACAGTGCGGGCACGGTTGCTGGTGGTGGCGGTGAACGACACCGACGTCGCCCGGGCCGTTGTGGAGTCCGCCCGCCACCTGCACTCCACGCTGCCCATCCTGGTCCGTACCCGCGATGACAGCCGGCTCTCGGAGTTGCAGGCGGCCGGGGCCACCGAGGTGGTGCCGGAGGTGCTGGAGTCCAGCCTGCTGCTGGCGTCCCACGCCCTGGTGCTGCTGGGGTTGCCGCAGGCGCGGGTGGAAGCGCAGATGGACCGGATACGCCGCAATCGCTATCGGTTGCTGCATGGTTACTACCACGGCGCCCAGGGCAACCTCCTGGACATCCGGGGACAGCCCCGGCGGTTGCTGCATGCGATCAATCTCAGCGAGGACGCTTATGCCTGCGGGCGAAACCTCCGCGAGCTGGACCTCGCCAACCTGGGGCTGGAGGTCCAGGGCGTGCGTCGCCTGGGCGTCCCCCTGCAATCGTCCGACGACCTGCTGCTTGAGGATGGAGACGCCGTGCTGATCTGCGGTGACCTGCAGGCCATCGAGGCGGGTGAAGCCCTGCTGCTGACCGGCAAGACCTGA